The region ATTTCTGGTAAAGTTTCACCAAGAAGATTCATGTGGTCGTAACCGATATTCGTAATTACCGTTAAAAGAGGATTAATGATATTCGTAGAATCTAAACGTCCACCTAGGCCTGTCTCAAAAACGACAATGTCCACATCCTCTTGATTGCCGAAATAGTAGAATGCCATCGCAGTAATGATTTCAAATTCGGTAGGAGAACCCCACTCTGTAGACTCTAACTCTACGGCTAGAGGATAGATTATATTTGCTAATCTAACAATCTCCTCGTCAGCTATAGGATGACCATTTACACTAATTCTTTCGTTAAAGACTTCAAAGAAAGGTGATGTAAACGTACCAACATTATAGCCAGCACATTCGAGCATATTTCGAAGATAACAAACCGTTGATCCTTTTCCATTAGTACCCGCTACATGGATCGCGTTTATCTTATCATGGGGATGTTCAAGTCGTTCCATCATCCATTCCATCCGTTTTAGACCTGGCTTAATCCCCAGTCTGAGTCTTGAATGGATCCAGCCCAGAGCTTCTTCATAGGTAGTAAACATTTTCATGTCCTCCAAATATTTATCGTTTTTAGTAAAACATACTGAAGACGAATTCTACTAATAGAATTCGTCTCTTCAATACATTTATGACTTTAGTTCTTCAATACGAGCACGAACAGCATCTCTTTTTTCAATATAGTCACTTTCTTTTGCTCGTTCTTCTTCAATTACTTGTGCTGGTGCTTTTTTTACAAAGCCCTCATTACTCAACTTCTTCTGTACACGCTCTACCTCTTTATCAAGCTTTTCTAGCTCTTTATTTAATCTCTTTACCTCTTCATCAATATTGATTAAACCTTCAAGAGGGAGAATAAGCTCTGCTCCAGTTACTACAGCAGTCATTGATTTCTCAGTTGATTGTACAGTTGTCGCAATAATTAACTCACTTGTATTACAAAATCTTTGAAGATAAGAGCGATTCGTTTCTAATTGTTGAAGTATGCTCTCGTCTTTTGCTTTAATTTGTAATTTAATTTGTTTGCTCATTGGTGTATTTACTTCTGCTCGGATATTACGAACTGCACGAATGACATCTACTAATAAACGCATATCACTAGCTGCTTGTTTATCTGTAAACTGTTCATTTACCGTTGGCCACTCTGCTACTGTAATAGACTCACCTTGGTGAGGTAGGTTTTGCCAAATCTCCTCCGTAATGAAAGGCATAAACGGATGTAATAGCCTCATAGTGTTATCTAATACATAAGCAAGTATGGATCTGGTTGTTTTCTTAGCTGATTCATTTTCTCCATAAAGTGGAAGCTTCGCCATTTCAATATACCAATCACAGAAGTCATCCCAGATGAAGTTATATAATAAACGTCCAACTTCACCAAATTCATATTTATCTACAAGCTTTGTTACATTTTCAATTGTCTCATTTAAACGAGTTAAAATCCATTTATCCGCTACAGACTTTTCACCTGTTAAGTCAATTTCATCATAGGCTAAGCCGTCCATGTTCATTAGAGCGAAACGTGATGCATTCCAAATCTTATTGGCAAAGTTCCAAGTTGCTTCAACCTTTTCGATACTAAAACGTAAATCCTGACCTGGTGAACTTCCTGTAGATAAGAAATAACGTAGTGAATCTGCACCGTACTCGGCAATAACTTCCATAGGATCTACACCGTTTCCAAGTGACTTACTCATTTTACGGCCTTCTGCGTCACGAACTAAACCGTGAATTAAAACATCATCGAAAGGTCTTTTTTCTGTAAATTCTAGACCCTGGAAAATCATACGTGATACCCAGAAGAAAATGATATCATACCCAGTAACTAGAACGTTTGTCGGATAGTAACGTTTATAATCAGCTGATTCTACATCTGGCCAACCCATTGTTGAAAATGGCCATAGTGCCGAACTAAACCATGTATCTAGAACATCATTGTCTTGCTCCCAATTTTCGATATCTGTTGGCGGCTCATGATCTACATATACCTCGCCTGTCTCTTTATGGTACCAAGCAGGAATACGATGTCCCCACCAAAGCTGACGAGAGATACACCAATCTCGAATATTTTCCATCCAGCGAAGATATGTTTTTTCAAAACGATCAGGAACAAAATTAACTTTCTCTTCTTTAGATTGTAATTCAATCGCTTTGTCTGCAAGTGGTTGCATTTTTACAAACCATTGAGTAGATAAATAAGGTTCAACTACTGCTCCACTTCTTTCACTATGCCCTACTGAGTGTAAATGATCTTCAATTTTAAACAGTACGCCTGCTTCTTGAAGGTCTTTTACAATCTTTTTACGACACTCAAAGCGGTCTAGGCCTTGATATTCCCCTGCATTGGCATTCATTGTTCCATCTTCATTCATTACCAGAACACGTTCTAGATTATGTCGGTTTCCAATTTCAAAGTCATTTGGATCATGTGCAGGTGTAATTTTTACTGCACCAGAACCAAATTCCATATCAACGTAATCATCCCCAACAATCTCAATTTCACGACCTACAATTGGAAGAATAACCTTTTTACCAATAAGGTGCTTGTAACGCTCATCTTCAGGATGAACTGCGATTGCTGTATCACCAAGCATTGTTTCAGGTCGAGTTGTTGCAACTTCAATATGACCTGATCCATCGGCTAATGGATAGCGCATGTGATAAAAAGCCCCTTGAACATCCTTGTAGATTACCTCTATATCTGAAAGGGCAGTTTTTGTAGCTGGATCCCAGTTAATGATATACTCTCCACGGTAGATTAGACCTTTTTTGTATAAAGAAACGAAAACCTCTCTTACTGCTTTTGATAAGCCTTCATCAAGAGTAAATCGTTCACGTGTATAATCGAGTCCTAAACCTAACTTGGCCCATTGCTCTCTAATATGGCCTGCATATTCTTCCTTCCATTTCCATGATTCTTCTAGGAATTTCTCACGGCCAAGATCATACCGTGATTTTCCTTCCTCACGAAGTTTACCTTCAACCTTTGCTTGAGTCGCAATACCTGCATGGTCCATTCCTGGAAGCCATAATACATCATAGCCCTGCATACGTTTAATTCTGGTAAGTATATCTTGTAAGGTCGTATCCCAAGCATGCCCTAAGTGTAACTTACCTGTTACGTTTGGCGGTGGGATTACAATCGTATAAGGTTCTTTTTGAGGATCATTAGTTGCCTCAAAAAACTTACCCTTAAGCCAATATTCATAGCGATTTGCTTCAATTGTGGTTGGATCATATTTCGTAGACATTGTTTGTTCATTTTCCATCATGCTTCCTCCTTTTAACATTTCAAAAAAATTCCAAAATAAAAAACTCCATTCATCCAATAAAGGACGAAAGGAGTTAATTTCCGCGGTACCACCTTTTTTCTTAAACAATACAAAAAATGTACTATTTAAGCTCTCTAACGATAACGGCTATTGCCGGCTATTACTACTTGAGAAATACTCCAATCATAATAGCTACTCAAGGGCGACCTTCCAATTTAACCATCCTAAGAAATCTCACAGCTAATGATTTCTCTCTCTGAAGGTGTTAACATTGTACTCTTCCCAATCACTGTATGTTTATATAAGAATTTTTCATAACATTAATATCTTTTATATATAGTACCTAAAAAATGTTCGTAACGTCAATAATCTTCTCCAAAATTTTAATATTTTATACTGCAGTATATGAAACATGCTTAAAAATGGAACTTAAATATTTAGTTCAGCATATTTTAGTAATATCAACAGAATGTTTCAATAGGAGGACACTATATGAGAAGACGGTTTAAACATTATTCTTATCCCCCTTGGCTGAGACAAACACGAGCAGTTTGTGTACAGTTTATAATTCCAATAACTATATTCCAAGGTATTCGCACCATACTACTTCCAACAACCTTTGATGTAATTTTACTTGCCATTTTCATTTTATTAGCTGTATCCCTGCATTTGGAATGGCTATAAAAATATCCCATACACTTTTACTATGTATGGGATTGGTTTTCTTCCTGATTCAATTCTAGTTCTTCTTGTGCTTTTCTTCTTCTCTCATCTTCCACAATGGTCGTAAGGAAAAACTCAATATTCTTCATTTGCCAATAAGCTCTTTGAAGAGAGGCAACAAATTGACGCTCACTCATTGAATTTTTACTGTTTTCATATTTATACACACAGCGATAAATAGGTTCAGGGAATGCCATATAGCTTAGAAAAAGAAGGAGCTCTTCTTCCTTTAGTGGATAGTACTTTCTATAAGTAGAAAGCCATTCAAAACAATCGTAGCTTTGTATTGGATAGGTATGGAGGGTCCGATAAAAGAATAGGACAAGATCATTTACTGGGGTTCCTACTTTTGAATCTTCTAGGTTACAAAAGTATCCACTTCCGTTTTTATCAAATAGAAAATGTCTAACAGATACCTTACCATGATTTAATACTGTTCTGTTTTTCTTCGTTTCTTTCATTTGTTCATACCATTCTTCTAACTTCATATAGGCAAAATTACTACCTTGGACAGTATCATGATAAATTGAACAGAATTGCAACTCAAATGGTGACATGTACCATTTATTTTCACACTTTGTGATAAATGATTCTAAAAACTCTTTTCTCCTATCCCACTGTTCGATATGAAAACGATGATGCTCAGAAATTTCTTGCTCTACCACTTCAAACTCTTTAGAAGAATAGGAGTGTAGTCTAGCTAATTCTTTGAAAAGTAACTGATGTCGATCATCCCGCTCTTCTCCCAATTCATTACTATACCATGGCATTAAGTAATGGTATTTATTATCAAATAAAGTTAAAAAATGATTATCAACAGTGGCATGTATTGGAACAATTTTTGTGTAACCACTCTTATATAGTTTACGGATAATTGTTGGAAACTCCAAGGCACGCTTTGCTGAAATCGTTTTTAAAGCAAACACACCGTTTTTGGTGTACACTTTTTTAACCTTACCAAATTCCTCTATAAAATCTGCCTTAAGATTATACCTGTTTAGAATCGGCCCATAATAATTTATTAGATTTTCAGTCATAAGGGCCACACACTCACTTTCTTATAGAATTTTACAAAACTTAGCTTCTAGTAAAGAAAATACGTACCCATTCTAGGTAATGCTTAAATAAAAACAGGTGAGGAGAAAATACTCACTCACGCTGTTTGTTTGTATCATCATCTTTATTTCTTACTTACTGTAACTGGAATGTAAAGTAATTGTCCTTCACTTACATCATGGTTTAAATCGATATCATTTGCTCTTAAAAGATGTTGAACATTTACTTCATATCGTTCAGCAATGATATCTAATGTATCTCCTTGCTGTGCAATACAAATCTTCATCTTTGTAAAATCCTCATCGTCATCACGTGCAAATATTTTAGTTAAGTATAGAGCATTTTCGCTTCTCTTACCTGCTGGTTGTTGCTCTTGTTCACCATCATACGTTGGTGCATCTTTCATATTGGCAGCAACTTTCTCTTTTTCTCTCTCTTGTGGAGCCCAATTTTGGTTATCTTCGGCTCTACTCTTCATCCCAATTTGCATAACCGGTTGTTTAACCTCTTCAACAGCCTCTTCAACTACTTCATTAGCGTCGTCCAGATCCTCATGATAAGCTTCTTTTCTTCCTTCTATTTCAAAAGGAGTGTACAAATCTGATTCTTCTTCTGGTTCCTCATTTTCAGAAGCATCTTCTTGTTCACTAACAACAGGTGAAAGCTCTTCAAGTTCCTCTGTTTCTTGCTCTTCATTTCTTGCGTAAGTAGTATCTTCTTTTTCTTCATTCCATTCCCTAGAAGCAACAAAAGGTGAATGTTCATCCTCGTTACTGCTTAGGTTGTTATCGTTTTCGTTTTCGTTGTTCACTACTTTTGTATCGTAGCGGTCCTCTTGTTCATTTTCCAATGAAGGAACACTTTGCTGACTTCCATAAATTCCACTTATTGATAAATCAGCAACTAATTGTAGACATCCATATCGTGGTAACTCATAATCAAATGAATCAATAGCTACATAAACATCGTCCAGGTTTTGAATTCTGTTTTTCGGTATGGTTACGTCTACAGGGAATCTGTGTTTAAGTTCACTTACTCCATCTTCACGAGTTGTAATCTCATTTACTACTCTTAAGGCAGTATAATCCCTAGGTTCTTCATCCTCTGAACGATTTTCATCTATGCGATATTCCCCTGATAGTTGTAATGCCCCTCGAATCGAAACGTATTGATCATGTTCTTGAATAACAATATCTGGGTCTAGTGTAATTGAAACAAGCTCTGAGACTTCCTGTCCCTTTTGAAACCAGACTGACTCTTCTACAGAAAATCGTAAGCACGATTGATTATCTGATGCCAAAGTCTATTCCTCCTTTCAGTTCCCACACGAAACTTTTTACTATGACAATACAGATTTATGTCCGGAAACTGTGTTTTATGATTAAAATCTAAAGAAAAGAAGCTTTTAATTAAATATTTTTCACTTTGAAATGGACCGTTCCTTTGCGCTGCAGGCACTTGCTTTCCGCGGGGAGGGATTCTAGCCTCCTCGGCTCTTCGCACCTGTGGGGTCTCGAACTTCCCTCTACTTCCCGCAGGAGTCAAGTGCCTTCCGCTCCAATCCACTCTACTCTAGTTATAAGATCCATCATTCTCTATATGAAATACATAAAGCAAAAAAGAGACCGGCCTCTCACTTTGTAAATCTGAGTGAGGAGACTAGTCTCTTATTATTATTTATTGAGTATTGCAAATGAATTTTCAGCTGCTTGAATTGTTTTTTCGATGTCTTCGTCTGTATGGGCAGTTGAGAGGAACATTCCTTCGAATTGGGAAGGTGGAAGGAAGATTCCTTGGTTGGCCATTTCTTTAAAATAGGCTGCGAAGTATTCTAAATTAGATTTCTTCGCTTGATCATAATTCGTTACTTCTTGATCGTTAAAGAAGTATCCTACCATTGAGCCAGCACGGGTAAATGCACAAGGTACATTATATTTTTCCGCTGCGGATTTTAATCCTTCAATTAAGCGGTCTGCTTTTCTTGAGAACTCTTTGTAAGATTCAGGCGTTAACTGGAGTAGCGTCTCATATCCAGCGGTCATTGCTAGAGGATTTCCTGATAATGTTCCTGCCTGATAAATCGGTCCACTTGGTGCCACTTGCTGCATAATCTCAGCTTTACCACCATAAGCTCCCACAGGTAATCCTCCACCAATTACTTTTCCAAGACATGTTAAATCTGGGGTTACTCCGTAGTAGCCCTGTGCACAATGATAATCTACACGGAATCCAGTCATTACCTCGTCAAAAATCAGTAGTGAACCGTATTGCTCAGTAATGCTTCTTAATTCTTCTAAGAATCCAGCTTTTGGTGTAACAACTCCCATATTTCCAGCAACTGGCTCTACAATAATACAAGCTATATCTTCACCATATTGTTCAAATGCATATCTCACGCTTTCTAGGTCGTTATATGGCACGGTTATTGTGTTTTGTGCAACACTTTCTGGGACACCTGGACTATCTGGTAATCCTAGTGTTGCTACACCTGAACCAGCTTTAATTAATAAAGAATCACCATGTCCATGGTAACACCCTTCAAATTTCATGATCTTGTTTCGTTTAGTATAACCTCTAGCTAAACGTAAAGCACTCATCGTAGCTTCAGTACCCGAACTTACCATTCTCACAACTTCAATAGATGGTACACGTTCAATCACTAGCTTTGCCATTTCATTTTCAATTAAAGTAGGTGCACCGAAGCTTGTCCCACGTTCCGTTACCTTTTTGATTGCTTCAACGACCCTAGGATTAGAGTGTCCATGAATGAGTGGACCCCATGACAAAACATAATCTATGTATTCATTACCATCAATATCGTATATCTTCGAACCTTCACCACGTTCAATAAAAATCGGATCCATATTTACTTGCTTAAATGCACGGACAGGACTGTTTACACCACCTGGCATTAACTTTCCTGCTTCCTTAAAAGCTTCTAAAGATTTCGTATAGCTACGCATAGACAGATCTCCTTTGTTGTAATCTTTTAGTTTTGAAAGAAGGTAGACACTGTCTACCTTTATATCTCCTTACTTAGATAACCATCTAGCTACATCTTTTGCAAAATAAGTAATAATTAAATCAACACCAGCACGCTTCATTCCGATTAACATTTCTTGAACAATTTCTTTCTCATTTATCCAGCCATTTGCAGCAGCTGCTTTAACCATTGAATACTCTCCACTCACGTTATAAGCAACTACAGGAACATTATAATTATTTTTCACATCACGGATAATGTCCATATATGATAGTGCTGGTTTAACGATCAAGAAGTCTGCACCCTCAAGAATGTCTGATTCAGCCTCTCGTAAAGCCTCGGCACGATTTGCCGGGTCCATTTGATACGTTTTACGGTCACCAAATTGTGGAGAACTATGTGCCGCATCACGGAACGGGCCATAAAAAGCAGATGAATACTTAACTGCATATGACATAATTGGTATATGGTGAAACCCAGCTTCATCTAGGCCATAGCGAATAGCTGCTACAAAACCATCCATCATGTTCGACGGTGCGATAATATCAGCACCAGCCTTAGCCTGACTAATTGCTGTTCTAGCTAATAAATCTAAAGTCGGATCATTCAGCACTTGTCCTTCTTCAACAATTCCACAGTGCCCGTGTGACGTGTATTGGCATAGACAAGTATCTGCAATCACAACAAGCTCAGGAAATGACTCTTTAATCACTTTAATTGCTTTTTGAACAATCCCATTATCATGATAGGCTTCAGTTCCTAGCTCATCTTTGTTTGCTGGTACACCAAACACAATAACTGATTTAATACCAAGGTCCACAACTTCTTGCATTTCAGCAATAAGTAGGTCTAATGATAAATGAAACACCTCAGGCATTGAAGCAACAGGATTTTTAATATTTTCACCTTCAACTACAAAAATTGGATAAATTAAATCCTCTTTATGTAAGTATGTTTCTCTAACAAGTCCTCTTAAATTTTCTGTGTGTCGTAATCTTCTATGTCTTGAAAACTGAAGCTCACTCATTTTTATTCCTCCCTTTTCGTGGGTTGATTATAATAATGTACGATTTCTTCTAGTAAGTTATCGGTTGTATAACGACTAGGACAAATTTGTACTTTAAGACCTGCTTCTATAGCTGTTTGTTTTGCAATTGGCCCTATGCACGCAACTACTAATTTATTGATATATTCCCAATCTTCCATCGTGTCAACTAGCTTTAAAAAGTATGTAACAGTAGAAGAACTAGTAAAGGTTACAACATCTATATGCGGTAATTGACTAACTAGCTTTTCTTTCATATTTTCATTAGCCACAGTGTTGTAGACGATTAAATCGTTTACTTTTGCTCCTATTGCTTCAAATTCATGAACTAGTATCTTCCTAGACAAATTTCCTCTAGCCAGCAAAATACGGCTAGTGGAGTTCACATAAGGTTTTAATATATCTATTAACCCCTCTGCTACAAATTCATTAGGAACAATATCTGCTTTATAGCCGAGTGCTAATAATGCTTCAGCTGTCTTTGTACCAACTACCGCAATTCGGGGTAATTGCCGTTCTTCTACAGGCAGCTGCTCAAAAAGTTTAAAAAAGAACTCTACACCATTTTTGCTAGTAAAGACAAGCCAATCAAATGATGAAACCTTTTTTATCTCTTCTAGTAATTCAGTTTCTGCTCGATTTGGATATGTAAATGAAAGGAGTGGAATCTCAATCGGGATCCCACCTGCTTTCCTTATCTTTTCTGAGAAGTCAGAAGCCTGTTCCTTACCTCTAGTTACTAGTATTACCTTTCCATGTAGAGGTTTGGTCTCGTTCATTACTTGTCTAACTCCGCTTTCACCTTATCTATTAGGTCTTTTGCACCAGCCTCAGTAAGTCTATTTGCAACTTCTATTCCTACCTCGATTGGGTTAGTGCCAATAGCCTTTTCTTTATAGATTATTTTTCCGTCTGGTGAACCAACTAAACCTGTAAATACTACTTCATCATTCTCATTTATTTGGGCAAAACCAGCAATCGGCACCTGACATCCACCTTCCATCTTATGAAGAAAAGCTCTTTCAGCAGTTACAGTACGTTCAGTAACTTCATCATTTAAAAGGGAAAGAATTCTATGAATTTCTTGGTCGTCTTCACGACATTCAATTGCAAGGGCACCTTGCCCAACAGCTGGTACACAGTCTTCGTTATCTAGGTATTCTGTTACAACATCATCAGACCAACCCATACGTATCAAACCGGCTGCAGCTAAAATAATTGCATCATAATCTTCATTTTGCAACTTCGCCAAACGTGTATCAATATTCCCACGAATCCATTTTATTTCGATATCATCACGTTTAGCAAGAAGCTGTGCAGAACGTCTTAACGAGCTAGTTCCTACTACAGCTCCTGGCGGAAGGTCATCAAACTTAATATGGTCTTTTGATATCATTACATCGCGATAGTCCTCACGTTTAGGCACACAACCAATCATCAGACCCTCAGGTAATACTGCCGGCATATCCTTCATGCTATGAACTGCCATATCAATTTCTTTATCTATCATTGCTTGCTCAATTTCTTTTACAAAAAGACCCTTACCCCCGACTTTGGATAATGTAACATCAAGAATTATGTCGCCCTTAGTTACAAATTCCTTTACTTCAAATTCACAGTCTGCACCTAACTCTTTTAATTTGTTAATAACCCAATTTGTTTGAGTTAAAGCAAGTTTACTTTTTCGTGATCCAACAATAACTTTTCTCATACCAACTAACCTCCTAATTATGTATACCACATATGAAATCTAGATAAGCTTCCAGATAAGAAATAATTGATTAATAGTACTAAAAATGCAGCTATATTCCATAAAGCTATGGACTTTCCTTGTAGCCCCTGAACAACCCTCTTATATAAATAAAAACTGTACACTGTTATCACAGAAAATGAACCTAATACTTTTGCATCATATAGTTGAAAGTCTTGCAACTTTATGTAAGCCCATAATACTCCTAAAATAAGTGATAGTAAAAGCATTGGTACTCCAATGACATTTAATACATAAGACATGTGGTCAAGTTTTGATAAGTCCTGAATCCGTAATAATTGTTTTCCCCATTTTTTCTTTTTAAGGAGATTGTATTGTATTAAGTACAAAATCGAGAAAACAAATGAAAGGGAAAAAGCTCCATATGATAAAATGGCCATTGTAATATGAATCATCAATAGTTCGGATATTAATTGGCCAGCTTGTGCAGTAGATTCATATTGAACAGGTGCAAATGTATGAAGTGCCATAATAAAGAAACCTAGTATATTTGTAAAAAACACAATAAAATCTACTCGTAATAATCGATTTATTGCTAAGGAGAGAGTAATTAGAACCCATGCATAAAAATAAAGTCCCTCAAAGACAGTTAATATTGGAAATCTTCCCGTTTCAATTACACGATAAATCAAAAAAAACGTTTGAGAAAGCCATACAAATGCAAGTAACCAGAAGGCAGTAAGATTGGCCTTCCGGTTGTTATGTAGAAAATCAATAAAATATAATAACACACTAAGTGCGTATATAATAACCGTTAGTTCATGTAATCTTGTGATATTTAACTCTGTCATGTTAGATTATTTCCTCTCCAAAAAGATTCTAACATCTGATTACTAAGGAAAACTTAGCTATAGAAGTCTATTTACATTTTAGCACTTTTGTCGACTGTGTTTGGTCAATTTAATAAAGATATAAAACCCCACTTTATGCTGTTTAAGTGGGGTTTTTAGCTACATTATTGAACAAGTACTCAGTGAAAAGCCGCACCTTTATTAAGATTGTAGGGAAGCCTGTCTAACAGGAATAGATAAAGTTTCTTGTTTCCCAATACTAACACTTGCTTGTGCACTCTGTTCAGCCTTAACAGATTCTTCTATATCAAAAATTTTCATAAAGAGTTTCAGTGATTCTTCAGCATTTGGCTCAGCAGCAATTTCTTTTGCTCGAAGAATTGGATCTTTTAACAACTGATTTATAATACTTTTCGTGTGTTTATTAAGCACTTTTTTCTCACGTTCTGTCAAGTTAGGCATCTTACGCTCTATACTCTCCATCGTCTCTGCTTGAATAGCCAGAGCCTTATTGCGAAGTGCAGAAATTACAGGCACAACTCCAAGTGTATTTATCCAGTTCTTAAATTCAATAATCTCTGCTTCAATCATAATCTCGATCACTTCGGCAGCCTTTTGACGTTCTTGCATATTGGCTTCAACAATGCCTTCTAAATCATCGATATCATATAAAAAGACGCTGTCTAAATCCGCTAAGCTTGGGTCAAGGTCCCTAGGTACAGCTATATCTACCATGAATAATGGACGCCCTTTTCTTAATCGTTCAACATGGACCATCATATCCTTGGTGATAACAAAGTCCTTTGCACCAGTTGAACTAATCATAATATCAGCATCAATCAAAGCACACTGTAATTCGGCAATTGACTTTGCTTCTCCAGCAAAGCGTTCCGCTAAACTTTGTGCTTTTTCGAATGTACGATTAATA is a window of Cytobacillus luteolus DNA encoding:
- the hemA gene encoding glutamyl-tRNA reductase, whose amino-acid sequence is MHIIVVGLNYKTAPVEIREKLTFNESELAIAMQTLKHKKSILENIIISTCNRTEIYAVVDQLHTGRHYVKSFLSEWFGIDKEEFTPFLNIFENDGAIEHLFNVSCGLNSMVVGETQILGQVRSSFLKAQEENTVGTVFNHLFKQAVTLAKRAHSETDIGANAVSVSYAAVELAKKIFGDLANKNVLILGAGKMGELALQNLHGSGVRKVTVINRTFEKAQSLAERFAGEAKSIAELQCALIDADIMISSTGAKDFVITKDMMVHVERLRKGRPLFMVDIAVPRDLDPSLADLDSVFLYDIDDLEGIVEANMQERQKAAEVIEIMIEAEIIEFKNWINTLGVVPVISALRNKALAIQAETMESIERKMPNLTEREKKVLNKHTKSIINQLLKDPILRAKEIAAEPNAEESLKLFMKIFDIEESVKAEQSAQASVSIGKQETLSIPVRQASLQS
- a CDS encoding cytochrome C assembly family protein, with the protein product MTELNITRLHELTVIIYALSVLLYFIDFLHNNRKANLTAFWLLAFVWLSQTFFLIYRVIETGRFPILTVFEGLYFYAWVLITLSLAINRLLRVDFIVFFTNILGFFIMALHTFAPVQYESTAQAGQLISELLMIHITMAILSYGAFSLSFVFSILYLIQYNLLKKKKWGKQLLRIQDLSKLDHMSYVLNVIGVPMLLLSLILGVLWAYIKLQDFQLYDAKVLGSFSVITVYSFYLYKRVVQGLQGKSIALWNIAAFLVLLINYFLSGSLSRFHMWYT